One window of Myripristis murdjan chromosome 8, fMyrMur1.1, whole genome shotgun sequence genomic DNA carries:
- the LOC115363361 gene encoding uncharacterized protein LOC115363361 isoform X2 — protein sequence MIEELQEALCRYISDTFSYMDTVKEFCYRLSKWMLERETEVSMMMDIKDRADKINLNFSHVTKSEKKAQALFEFTKSKLSLSADSRREELKKELATVLKDSLEGLEKLNSFLDAVERLAVTSLQVFMEENQVLELPRGISPERVQAVITAARLVCPLLLEFKRDASAFFLPSIHNVEVLAAYLDKYICITQKICERLENSAISEFSQKMVKEMVLDLTLDLSEDNIQTNCCHVRQLIDIRMDQHFRLVFLFQKVSCSKFISEFRERKPRMLKFLSDLEETAVQLDRMKMGAKISSVAGSSVGAVGGVLSIAGLALAPVTAGVSLALTLAGVGLGLTSGVNSLVTTATETGINHKHQNKATEVFQDFMEDVQSVQDCLEEVSSQAFTGIEVSKLDVALGVGKVLTKVGTVGRGIDSIVDATSATVVKSDDLILSAGKVASQEGKSLRNVPNVASDIPDVGQAVARGPLALSTSARAGFITLNSLFLGLDILFICKDSMSLAKGSKSDVSEFIRARSALWHSELDSWQRIHDSLCQGLETSEKNQITLLIPFYPEEDEYTKVESDPVE from the exons ATGAT AGAGGAACTGCAGGAGGCTTTATGCCGTTACATCTCAGATACCTTCAGCTACATGGACACGGTGAAAGAGTTCTGTTATAGGCTTTCAAAATGGAtgcttgagagagagacagaggtgtcTATGATGATGGATATCAAAGACAGGGCTGACAAAATCAACCTGAACTTCAGCCATGTCACTAAGTCTGAGAAGAAAGCCCAGGCCCTGTTTGAATTCACAAAGAGCAAGCTGAGTCTATCTGCAGACAGCAGGCGTgaggagctgaagaaggagCTGGCCACTGTGCTGAAGGACTCTCTGGAAGGCTTGGAGAAGCTCAACTCCTTCCTGGATGCTGTGGAGCGGCTGGCGGTCACCTCGCTGCAGGTGTTCATGGAGGAGAACCAGGTGTTAGAGCTGCCCCGAGGGATCAGCCCTGAGAGAGTTCAGGCTGTCATTACTGCTGCAAGGCTGGTCTGCCCACTGCTCCTTGAGTTTAAGAGAGATGCAAGTGCCTTCTTCCTTCCCAGCATCCACAATGTGGAAGTGCTGGCAGCTTATTTGGACAAATACATATGTATCACCCAGAAAATCTGTGAGAGGTTGGAGAACAG TGCTATAAGTGAGTTTTCACAGAAGATGGTTAAGGAAATGGTGCTTGACCTAACTCTGGATTTGTCTGAGGACAACATACAAACTAATTGTTGTCATGTCAGACAGCTCATTGATATCAG GATGGACCAGCACTTCAGGCTGGTGTTCTTGTTCCAGAAAGTGTCATGTTCAAAGTTCATCAGTGAGTTCAGAGAGCGAAAACCCAGGATGCTGAAGTTTCTGTCCGACCTGGAGGAGACTGCTGTCCAGCTCGACAGGATGAAGATGGGGGCAAAGATTTCTAGTGTGGCCGGCAGCTCAGTGGGGGCAGTTGGAGGTGTGCTTTCCATCGCTGGTTTGGCCTTAGCTCCTGTCACAGCTGGAGTGTCTTTAGCTCTGACCTTGGCTGGGGTCGGGCTGGGACTGACCAGCGGAGTCAACAGTTTAGTCACAACAGCCACAGAGACTGGGATCAAccacaaacaccaaaacaaagccACTGAAGTCTTCCAGGACTTTATGGAGGATGTGCAGAGTGTCCAGGACTGCCTAGAGGAAGTGTCTAGTCAAGCATTCACGGGAATTGAAGTGAGCAAATTGGATGTGGCCCTGGGTGTTGGCAAAGTGCTCACTAAAGTTGGCACTGTTGGAAGAGGCATTGATTCTATTGTTGATGCTACCTCTGCTACAGTGGTCAAAAGCGACGACCTGATCCTAAGTGCTGGTAAGGTGGCAAGCCAGGAAGGTAAGTCATTACGTAATGTACCCAATGTGGCCTCAGAcattccagatgttggacaggCAGTTGCCAGAGGgcctcttgctctctccacaTCAGCCAGAGCTGGTTTCATCACACTTAATTCCCTTTTCCTTGGTTTGGACATCCTCTTCATCTGTAAAGACAGCATGAGTCTGGCCAAAGGCAGCAAGAGTGATGTCTCAGAGTTCATTAGAGCCAGATCTGCACTATGGCATTCAGAGCTGGACTCATGGCAGAGGATCCATGACTCCCTGTGTCAAGGCCTGGAGACATCAGAGAAGAACCAAATTACCCTGTTGATTCCTTTTTATCCAGAGGAAGATGAATATACAAAAGTTGAATCTGATCCAGTGGAGTAG
- the LOC115363361 gene encoding uncharacterized protein LOC115363361 isoform X1, translated as METQEADERKPDEQVFLEREELQEALCRYISDTFSYMDTVKEFCYRLSKWMLERETEVSMMMDIKDRADKINLNFSHVTKSEKKAQALFEFTKSKLSLSADSRREELKKELATVLKDSLEGLEKLNSFLDAVERLAVTSLQVFMEENQVLELPRGISPERVQAVITAARLVCPLLLEFKRDASAFFLPSIHNVEVLAAYLDKYICITQKICERLENSAISEFSQKMVKEMVLDLTLDLSEDNIQTNCCHVRQLIDIRMDQHFRLVFLFQKVSCSKFISEFRERKPRMLKFLSDLEETAVQLDRMKMGAKISSVAGSSVGAVGGVLSIAGLALAPVTAGVSLALTLAGVGLGLTSGVNSLVTTATETGINHKHQNKATEVFQDFMEDVQSVQDCLEEVSSQAFTGIEVSKLDVALGVGKVLTKVGTVGRGIDSIVDATSATVVKSDDLILSAGKVASQEGKSLRNVPNVASDIPDVGQAVARGPLALSTSARAGFITLNSLFLGLDILFICKDSMSLAKGSKSDVSEFIRARSALWHSELDSWQRIHDSLCQGLETSEKNQITLLIPFYPEEDEYTKVESDPVE; from the exons ATGGAAACACAGGAAGCTGACGAGAGGAAACCAGACGAACAGGTGTTTCTTGAAAG AGAGGAACTGCAGGAGGCTTTATGCCGTTACATCTCAGATACCTTCAGCTACATGGACACGGTGAAAGAGTTCTGTTATAGGCTTTCAAAATGGAtgcttgagagagagacagaggtgtcTATGATGATGGATATCAAAGACAGGGCTGACAAAATCAACCTGAACTTCAGCCATGTCACTAAGTCTGAGAAGAAAGCCCAGGCCCTGTTTGAATTCACAAAGAGCAAGCTGAGTCTATCTGCAGACAGCAGGCGTgaggagctgaagaaggagCTGGCCACTGTGCTGAAGGACTCTCTGGAAGGCTTGGAGAAGCTCAACTCCTTCCTGGATGCTGTGGAGCGGCTGGCGGTCACCTCGCTGCAGGTGTTCATGGAGGAGAACCAGGTGTTAGAGCTGCCCCGAGGGATCAGCCCTGAGAGAGTTCAGGCTGTCATTACTGCTGCAAGGCTGGTCTGCCCACTGCTCCTTGAGTTTAAGAGAGATGCAAGTGCCTTCTTCCTTCCCAGCATCCACAATGTGGAAGTGCTGGCAGCTTATTTGGACAAATACATATGTATCACCCAGAAAATCTGTGAGAGGTTGGAGAACAG TGCTATAAGTGAGTTTTCACAGAAGATGGTTAAGGAAATGGTGCTTGACCTAACTCTGGATTTGTCTGAGGACAACATACAAACTAATTGTTGTCATGTCAGACAGCTCATTGATATCAG GATGGACCAGCACTTCAGGCTGGTGTTCTTGTTCCAGAAAGTGTCATGTTCAAAGTTCATCAGTGAGTTCAGAGAGCGAAAACCCAGGATGCTGAAGTTTCTGTCCGACCTGGAGGAGACTGCTGTCCAGCTCGACAGGATGAAGATGGGGGCAAAGATTTCTAGTGTGGCCGGCAGCTCAGTGGGGGCAGTTGGAGGTGTGCTTTCCATCGCTGGTTTGGCCTTAGCTCCTGTCACAGCTGGAGTGTCTTTAGCTCTGACCTTGGCTGGGGTCGGGCTGGGACTGACCAGCGGAGTCAACAGTTTAGTCACAACAGCCACAGAGACTGGGATCAAccacaaacaccaaaacaaagccACTGAAGTCTTCCAGGACTTTATGGAGGATGTGCAGAGTGTCCAGGACTGCCTAGAGGAAGTGTCTAGTCAAGCATTCACGGGAATTGAAGTGAGCAAATTGGATGTGGCCCTGGGTGTTGGCAAAGTGCTCACTAAAGTTGGCACTGTTGGAAGAGGCATTGATTCTATTGTTGATGCTACCTCTGCTACAGTGGTCAAAAGCGACGACCTGATCCTAAGTGCTGGTAAGGTGGCAAGCCAGGAAGGTAAGTCATTACGTAATGTACCCAATGTGGCCTCAGAcattccagatgttggacaggCAGTTGCCAGAGGgcctcttgctctctccacaTCAGCCAGAGCTGGTTTCATCACACTTAATTCCCTTTTCCTTGGTTTGGACATCCTCTTCATCTGTAAAGACAGCATGAGTCTGGCCAAAGGCAGCAAGAGTGATGTCTCAGAGTTCATTAGAGCCAGATCTGCACTATGGCATTCAGAGCTGGACTCATGGCAGAGGATCCATGACTCCCTGTGTCAAGGCCTGGAGACATCAGAGAAGAACCAAATTACCCTGTTGATTCCTTTTTATCCAGAGGAAGATGAATATACAAAAGTTGAATCTGATCCAGTGGAGTAG
- the LOC115363362 gene encoding uncharacterized protein LOC115363362: MRPQEVDDKRPGGGQQEAVAREELRKALEQYTSDTFRHTDTVRKFCNVHSEWISERKKEIDKMKDIKDRADKIDLNFSHFTKSEKKARALLEYTKSKLSLSANSKREELKKELATVLKDSLEGLEKLDSFLDAVERLAVTSLQVFMEENQVLELPREISLDRVQAVITAARLVCPLLLEFKRDASAFFLPSIHNVEVLAAYLDKYICITQKICEKVEKSAISEFSQKMVKEMVLDLTLDLSEDNIQAMLCHVRQLIDIRMDQHFRLVFLFQEMSCSKFISKFRDQKSGMLKFLSDLEETAVQLDRMKKGANISSVAGSSVGAVGGVLSIVGLALAPVTAGVSLALTLTGVGLGVTSGVNSLVTAATETGINRKNQNKANELFQKFMKDVQSLQECLEEVSSQVFNRNEVNKLDMAPEVVKVLTSVFTVGNAVRKTVDSIADAASVIIKSDDLILSAGKVAGQQGKALRNVPRVASEIPDIGQAAARGPLALTKSARAGFITLNALFLGLDIIFICKDSISLAKGSKSDVSEFIRARAALWRSELDSWQRIHDSLHQGLETSEKTKTILEKPFYPEQDE; this comes from the exons ATGAGGCCACAGGAGGTTGACGACAAAAGACCAGGTGGAGGGCAACAGGAGGCCGTGGCCAG AGAGGAACTGCGGAAGGCCTTAGAGCAGTACACCTCAGATACCTTCAGACACACTGACACGGTGAGGAAATTCTGCAACGTGCACTCTGAATGGATTTCTGAGCGGAAGAAAGAGATTGACAAGATGAAGGACATCAAAGACAGGGCGGACAAAATCGACCTGAACTTCAGCCATTTCACTAAGTCTGAGAAGAAAGCCCGGGCCCTGTTAGAATACACAAAGAGCAAGCTGAGTCTATCTGCAAACAGCAAACGTgaggagctgaagaaggagCTGGCCACTGTGCTGAAGGACTCTCTGGAAGGCTTGGAGAAGCTCGACTCCTTCCTGGATGCTGTGGAGCGGCTGGCGGTCACCTCACTGCAGGTGTTCATGGAGGAGAACCAGGTGTTAGAGCTGCCCCGAGAGATCAGCCTTGATAGAGTTCAGGCTGTCATTACTGCTGCAAGGCTGGTCTGCCCACTGCTCCTTGAGTTTAAGAGAGATGCAAGTGCCTTCTTCCTTCCCAGCATCCACAATGTGGAAGTGCTGGCAGCTTATTTGGACAAATACATATGTATCACCCAGAAAATCTGTGAGAAGGTGGAGAAAAG TGCTATAAGTGAGTTTTCACAGAAGATGGTTAAGGAAATGGTGCTTGACCTAACTCTGGATTTATCTGAGGACAACATACAAGCTATGCTTTGTCATGTCAGACAGCTCATTGATATCAG GATGGACCAGCACTTCAGGCTGGTGTTCTTGTTCCAGGAAATGTCGTGTTCAAAGTTCATCAGTAAGTTCAGAGACCAAAAATCCGGGATGCTGAAGTTTCTGTCCGACCTGGAGGAGACTGCTGTCCAGCTCGACAGAATGAAGAAGGGGGCGAATATTTCTAGTGTGGCAGGCAGCTCAGTGGGGGCAGTTGGAGGTGTGCTTTCCATCGTTGGTTTGGCCTTAGCTCCTGTCACAGCTGGAGTGTCTTTAGCTCTGACCTTGACTGGGGTCGGGCTGGGAGTGACCAGTGGAGTCAACAGTTTAGTCACGGCAGCCACAGAGACTGGGATCAACcgcaaaaatcaaaacaaagctaatgaACTCTTCCAGAAGTTCATGAAGGATGTGCAGAGTCTCCAAGAGTGTCTAGAGGAAGTGTCCAGTCAGGTGTTCAACAGAAATGAGGTGAATAAATTGGATATGGCCCCGGAAGTTGTCAAAGTGCTCACTAGTGTTTTCACTGTTGGAAATGCTGTTAGAAAAACCGTTGATTCCATTGCTGATGCTGCCTCTGTGATTATAAAAAGTGATGACCTGATCCTAAGTGCTGGTAAGGTGGCTGGCCAGCAAGGTAAGGCATTACGTAACGTACCCAGGGTGGCCTCAGAAATCCCAGATATAGGACAGGCAGCTGCCAGAGGGCCTCTTGCTCTTACCAAGTCAGCCAGAGCTGGTTTCATCACACTTAATGCCCTTTTCCTTGGTTTGgacatcatcttcatctgtaaAGACAGCATCAGTCTGGCCAAAGGCAGCAAGAGTGATGTCTCAGAGTTCATCAGAGCCAGAGCTGCACTTTGGCGTTCAGAGCTGGACTCATGGCAGAGGATCCATGACTCCCTGCATCAAGGCCTGGAGACATCAGAGAAGACCAAAACTATCCTGGAGAAGCCATTTTATCCAGAGCAAGatgaataa